DNA sequence from the Suricata suricatta isolate VVHF042 chromosome 5, meerkat_22Aug2017_6uvM2_HiC, whole genome shotgun sequence genome:
AAGCCCCAGGCACCATGCCGCGGCGCCTGCAGCCCCGGGGCGCTGGCACAAAGGGCCCGCCGCCTGCCACAACCGCGTTGGCCTCGGAGGCCGCCTCGCGTCCCCACCCCTCCGCCTCTGGGGACACCCCAGCAACGACCAAGCCGCTGCTGCGCTGGGACGAAGTGCCCGACGACTTCGTGGAGTGCTTCATCCTGTCAGGCTATCGGCGGCTGCCATGCACGGCGCAGGAGTGCCTAGCCTCGGTGCTGAAGCCTACCAACGAGACGCTCAACTTCTGGACTCACTTCATCCCGCTACTGCTGTTCCTGAGCAAGTTCTGCCGCCTGTTTTTCCTGAGCGGCCAGGACGTGCCCTTCCATCACCCGTGGCTGCTGCCGCTGTGGTGCTACGCGTCGGGCGTGCTGCTGACCTTCGCCATGAGCTGCACGGCGCACGTGTTCAGCTGCCTGTCGCTGCGCCTGCGCGCTGCCTTCTTCTACCTGGACTACGCGTCCATCAGCTACTACGGCTTTGGCAGCACGGTGGCCTACTACTACTACCTGCTGCCGGGCCTGAGCTTGTTGGACGCCAGAGTGATGACACCGTATGTGCAGCAGCGCCTGGGCTGGCATGTGGATTGCACGCGCCTCATTGCCGCCTACCGCGCGCTCGTGCTGCCCGTGGCCTTCGTGCTGGCTGTGGCCTGCACAGTGGCCTGCTGCAAGAGCCGCACAGACTGGTGCTCTTACCCGTTCGCGCTTCGCACTTTTGTCTTCGTCATGCCACTCAGCATGGCCTGCCCCATCATGCTCGAGAGCTGGCTGTTTGACCTGCGCGGTGAGAACCCCACGCTCTTCGTGCACTTCTATCGTCGCTACTTCTGGTTAGTGGTGGCCGCTTTCTTCAATGTGAGCAAGATCCCCGAGCGCATCCAGCCAGGCCTTTTCGACATCATTGGCCACAGTCACCAGCTCTTCCACATATTCACTTTCCTCAGCATCTATGACCAGGTGTACTACGTGGAGGAGGGCTTGCGCCAATTCCTCAAGGCGCCGCCTGCTGCGCCCACCTTCTCTGGCACAGTGGGCTACATGCTGCTGTTGGTGGTCTGTCTGGGGCTAGTCATCAAGAAGTTCCTAAACAACTCGGAATTCAGTAAAAAGTGAGCCTTCGCCTTGGAGGAGGCCGCTGGTTTGCCTATTTGTTTGGAGTTtctgttgttgctattgttggtttgttttcaagttttgttgtgtttccttctttgcttGAGGAAGGTGCTGCAAAACTACAGGGAAAAAGTTCAATGTGACAAGGGTGGCGGGGGTGTCTCAGTGCACTTGGGGCTTTTGAAGAGGGAGGTGGtttcagaaggagggagagggccaCTGGTTCTTGCCCCTGGGAAAATTCTGATGGTGTCTCTGACATCCAGGGGTTTTTAAAGGCAGTGAGTAAAATcccaaataaaaccccaaacagttcggttttccatttgttttctgtgtcaGTGGTAATGACAAGTAGCCCTCATGAGGTCAGGTATGCAGTAAAGAGGGTAAGTAGACAAAATCCTTAGGTACTTGTATTTCAGTCTGAGAAATGCTTGGTTTTGTCAAAAGAATGGAGCTTTGTAGGAAACGGGCACAAAGACACAAACCGAGGGCTTAACCTGCTAGAAAATGCATGGACTGTGAACACAAGTTAATTATCTCAAAATGTTTCTTAGATGTTATTTAAATAGTAATATATACAATGATTTTTCATGATTTATCAACGCCTGTGATATGCACTGAATTGTCTATGTTACATAGTTTTGAATTTTACAGCCCTTCTGCATTGCATACACTTGAACTGGACATCAGGGCAAGCTGCTTGAGAATTCTCAACTacttttttaaacagtgttttctGAAGGCTTATGTGTGTCATGATACAACTGTGAATTATCCTACCTTAGGGATTCTGGTTAAACTATTGTTGAGGAGCTCAGTGGTTTGTATACATCCCAGATTCCAATTTACTTTAATATATTCcacaaaatgcttatttttttgtttgtttgcttttgattttattatttccttctctaattATTCAAATTGCCACTGGAATAAATGTGCCTTTTGAAGCAACGCCCAAATGACCGGTCCTCAAACAGTTTCATGCATGGGGAGAGCAGTAAGAATAAGCTTTTCTTACTTTGCTGCAAATCAGGGTCTAACATTCCactcaggagagaaggaagatggtGTTGGTTTTAAGTTTTTGATAGGACCGGAATTAGCTTCCCAGGACCCACAGAGCATTTGGCTTCTCCTAAGAGAAGGAGCCAACCCACTAATGTGGCTGTGGTTCCTAATGCAGCCGTTGGGGAAGGTGAGAGGATACTGTTCCACAGTGATGCCATTTATCcttgctgaaaattaaaaatataatattcaggAATAACTGAGGCAGTTATATTATGAAAGTCAGGAGCATATTACTTGAATTATAACTGAAAATGTTGActtaaataacattaattttgCATAGTTAAAACTCTGAAGTCTCATTTGGATCCACACTATGGAAATGAATGACAGTTGCCCTAAATCGTTGAAAAATGAGTGAATGTGCTCCTGAGATCCTTCCTAACAACAACATTGGCCAATGTTATTTAAGACACTTCTCATCAACAATAACCTGTACTTGAGATAATGACTCTAGATTAACACAAAACACTgaggtggctttttaaaatacttaccaCACTTCCTGACAAGTCTTGTTGGTTAAGAGCCAAATAAGTCATTGAATGGGGAGTCTTGACTTAGTAGTATAACTTCGGTCAAGCACATAAGGTGGATGAACACTTACCTCAGCATTGGTAGGCTGGATCTCCTAAAAAGATTGCTGTTTTTGTTTATGCTTTTAATCTCTACTGTATTTATAAACAGAGAGGCTTGGCACAATTCCCCAGAGTAACCAGTATTCTTGTGCATTAATTTGCACACAGAAGTTAactttacatatgtgtatatttatttatttagaacctCTTAATGGGATCGTAAATATACTTTGCACATTTGCTGATGGGTGTCAGTATCCAATCTTATGCAAAGTGCAAGGAGGTTCCCCTTAAGGGATAGAGGCTGAGAATTTGTGCCCAGCACAGATGTTATTCCTCAGCTATAACTTAACTCAGTGCATGTATTCAAGGACAAGTGTGGAAATCAGCATATTTCCACATGCAAGTTTATTTGCATGTCATTGTTGTCTCTTTTAGAGCCCCAAAGAATGTTAGTTTGGAAGCTAGAGAAACAGGTTGAGAACTGTTTGGTAGCTTCCTTGCAAAATGGGACCTCCCTTTTCAGATGGAACTTCCAAGGGACAGAATTTTCAAAAGGGTCCATGAgttgaaaacaagaaataaaccccatatttgtcattttcaatttttgtagGAGATCTTCTGGGTCTACAAACAGAATTCTCTTCTTGCCCTGTGTCTTTGTCCTTAAGCAGAGGCCACCTAAGGATAAAATTATACCCGTATCATTTTCAAGTGATTATGATGCATGAGCCCAGTAAGGTGACACAGTTTTCCCATGAAAGTTTTCAGCGCCCAGCATGTCCCAGAGTGAATGAGGACTCACGTTCCTTCcctttgcctttccttcctccacGTTGCTTTCCCTCATTCCATCTTAGATTTTATATACCACATATAACCGATAAAAGGACAGTCTAGTGGAAAACAGGGGTTTGGCTTCACTTCATATTTGCAAATAGACACCATGTATGCTATAAAGGACCAGCGATGATTTGTGAAACTATGTGTATTATTTGCTAAATTATATCAGATTTCTGTCCAGATGAATGATGATATTTTAGaagcagcaaatatttactgagtttccatttgcatggaactAGCCAGGTGTATTATTACATATTTCAGGGGTAATACAGCAGTcagaataaaatatctttaaaaaatattttgacattctCCATTTTGCCACATCCATtagaattcagttttgctttattgTGTTCAGCTGTTTGAAATGTAGAACAAATGATAAATAAGAATGTATTCCATTATCTCTGCAAAACCTATTTTGCCAGTGGAATTTTGAAGCAGATTAtgtaatgcattttatttttacttgttacTCATAATCTTGATGACATCTCCAGGAGCAGCGTCATAAAGTCATGCCTGGGAACTGAGGGGGTATGACTTTGGAGCCTGTCACCTTGAGGGCTGGTCTTGGGCTGACTCAGCTGAGCGAGTTGTGGCTGACAAGGGTTTCTTCCCTGTGCTTGCAGCTACGCCCTCAGGTGAATGACCTTCCCAAAGAGAAGTCAGTTTTTTGGTCACATCATGACTGGCTCGTAAAAATAAACGTGATCTTTTCCACTGGCCATACACTTTCTATAAATAGCCCAGGAAGAAAGTATGGGGCTTCAGAGCTGGCCAGAGTGGCCTTCACATGTTTCCATTCATAAATCCTGCCCATAAGTGCTTGCAGTTAAAAACCATTTAGCCTAATTCATCATGCCACGTCAGTGGAATCATTTCTCAGAATGTAGAATTGGGGGGATGGAggtaatctgtattttttctgatttGGTGCTGAAATCTGAGGGCTCCcagcaataaaaaaaacaggGATTATTATCTTCAAAtctcttctcagttttatttAGTTAATCTGTATAAAGCTGTCGTAGGAGACAGGTACAGTAGAATTATCTCCATTTCGAGGTTATACCAGGGCACAAAATGAAGTTTTCAAACTGGCATTAAAATGTGGGGATGGCTGTGTGCTCAGTTGTGAGTGTTTTTTGCTAGTTTGCATGGCTATGATGCCTGGCCAAGCACAGACACTAATTGGAGATGTATGTGGATATGGatacataatttataattgtAAAACAGTGAAGTGAGATATGGTTATCTTTGAATTTAGATTATAAAATCTTAAACAATGTTACCAAgtacttagtttttttttatcatcttggATTGTTCTTCATCTATTGATGTCTGCCACTGCTGACTTCACCCCGTCATTACCTTTTGAGTTGATTCTCACATTTGTTCATGTAATCATTTTAGTaatcattgagcacctactgcatATAAGACATTCGGCAAGGATCCATCCATATTATTATGGTTtggttcttttctcctttatgttAGCATATGAACAATGCATAGACTCTTATTTCAATTAATATGCTAACTTACCCAGaatcaatttctttcctttttctattttttttcctgtctgctCCTAGGCCTatgtgaatattattattaaaaatactttaaaattttaatgtacattGTGGGTGAAGGAATAGCAGGCATATGTACATAGAAAGGGTTGGAAATTTTATCATCACTACTGACTAATAGAGATACTAATCACAACCACTTTTGGGGTGGTTAATCGTATTTATGTCATCATGAAGCGAGTTTCATCCAAAGTGCCTAGACTGTGATGTCATTACGTGTCTGAATTTCACAGATAGCAtacttaagttttaaaagtagGAGCTTAAATCTCCAAAGATTAACTAACATTCTTTAGCCATTTCCTCTTTTAAGGTCTTTGTGTTGTAATCTATAAAACAAGTCTTAGGGGGGAAAAATTGATCTagaggaaattataaagaaaaagtatCAGATGTGGAAAAGATAGGAAGAAGGCCTGAGAAGGGGAGAACAAGGAAGATTATTGGACTCAAACAGTTACAATGAGAAAGCAAGTTTCTCCTGAGTTTTAAGTTTTGTCCCTAGAAAAGCATGTGAACTCACATGGCATTAGCACTCAAAGGGACAGGCAAGGAATTTTATTTGGCAGCCTAATCACATCCTGTAACTTTTGACCTGAGCACTAGTGCCAAGGTACATTTTGAGTAGTACACTTATCCCTAGCTTAATGTCgttaatttgtttccataaaatTAGGACATAAGGCAAAAAGGCATTAGGGGATAGCACCAGCCAATGGTAAATCACCTTTCAAATCATATCTTGAAGGATTGCCAATATCCTCTGACTTAAATTGCGTGATGAAAAGTGAACAAGCCTAgacaaactggaaaaagaaagcgTTCATTGGTTTAAGCTGGGCACTACTGTATTCCAATGTGATAGGCCTCACAACTTCCTGgtgaagattttattctttcttcaatACTATGAATAATTATCTCTTAATTGTGAAAATGGATATCAGTTCTTCTTAGttacttttctaaaaatcaaatgcaaatttttattgttgttttcaaaaGACAAATGTATTGCATTTCTGGTTTGCAGATTTCTAACTAgtttgttgtcttttgtttttgaacaCCTTCTTAAAAGTCTTTGAGCAAGTTGCAgaattagtgtttatttataggTCAGAGGCTAAGAATGCTCATTTGGCTGTTAACTCTGGCAGGATGTGAAAGCTTTGAACACATATGCAACAAAATGATCACTTATTTACT
Encoded proteins:
- the PAQR9 gene encoding membrane progestin receptor epsilon, whose protein sequence is MPRRLQPRGAGTKGPPPATTALASEAASRPHPSASGDTPATTKPLLRWDEVPDDFVECFILSGYRRLPCTAQECLASVLKPTNETLNFWTHFIPLLLFLSKFCRLFFLSGQDVPFHHPWLLPLWCYASGVLLTFAMSCTAHVFSCLSLRLRAAFFYLDYASISYYGFGSTVAYYYYLLPGLSLLDARVMTPYVQQRLGWHVDCTRLIAAYRALVLPVAFVLAVACTVACCKSRTDWCSYPFALRTFVFVMPLSMACPIMLESWLFDLRGENPTLFVHFYRRYFWLVVAAFFNVSKIPERIQPGLFDIIGHSHQLFHIFTFLSIYDQVYYVEEGLRQFLKAPPAAPTFSGTVGYMLLLVVCLGLVIKKFLNNSEFSKK